Proteins encoded in a region of the Tripterygium wilfordii isolate XIE 37 chromosome 21, ASM1340144v1, whole genome shotgun sequence genome:
- the LOC119989651 gene encoding U4/U6.U5 tri-snRNP-associated protein 2-like, with amino-acid sequence MKTSREESTMEEERDSKRQIVEQSSLSPPPLGFDNPLLPLANTYDDDEEEEEDLRRESTHGGRQEVNGGRMEQNGHRAEIDVDDDDESDDDDRLGQGFGQGRRTRLVEVRRDCPYLDTVDRQVLDFDFEKFCSVSLSNLNVYACLVCGKYYQGRGQKSHAYTHSLEAGHHVYINLQTEKVYCLPDGYEINDPSLDDIRQVLNPRFTNEQVEHLDRNRQWSRALDGSDYLPGMVGLNNIKNTDFVNVTIQSLMRVTPLRNFFLIPENYQHCKSPLVQRFGELTRKIWHARNFKGQVSPHEFLQAVMKASKKRFRIGVQSDPVEFISWLLNTLHVDLRTSKRKTSIINQCFQGELEVVNEIPNKGIAEKKENGDDQNGMLKPTDAGTAHDGIFTETSRMTFLMLGLDLPPPPLFQDVMEKNIIPQVPLFNILKKFDGEVVTEVVRPCIARKRFRVTRLPQYLILHMRRFTKNNFFVEKNPTLVNFPVKNLELKDYIPLPTPKENERTRSKYDLIANIVHDGKHDEGYYRVFVQRKSEELWYEMQDLHVSETLPQMVALSETYMQIYEQHR; translated from the exons atgaaaacaaGTAGAGAAGAAAGTACAATGGAGGAGGAAAGGGATTCAAAGAGACAGATTGTTGAGCAGTCATCTCTCTCTCCTCCGCCCCTTGGATTCGACAACCCACTTCTGCCATTAGCTAAtacttatgatgatgatgaggaggaggaggaggatttaAGGAGGGAATCCACTCATGGTGGTAGACAAGAGGTTAATGGAGGAAGGATGGAGCAAAATGGTCATAGAGCTGAGATAGAcgtagatgatgatgatgagagtgACGATGATGACAGACTTGGACAAGGGTTTGGTCAAGGGCGGCGAACCCGCTTGGTTGAAGTCCGGCGGGATTGCCCATACCTCGATACCGTTGATCGACAA GTgttggattttgattttgagaagTTTTGCTCTGTCTCCTTGTCAAATTTAAATGTCTATGCATGCTTGGTTTGTGGAAAATATTACCAAGGAAGAGGGCAGAAATCCCATGCATATACGCATAGCCTTGAAGCTGGCCACCATGTCTACATCAATCTTCAAACAGAAAAAGTTTACTGTCTTCCTGATGGATATGAAATTAACGATCCATCATTGGATGACATTCGGCAAGTCCTGAACCCAAG GTTTACAAACGAGCAAGTTGAGCATCTTGACAGAAACAGACAGTGGTCCAGGGCACTAGATGGTTCTGACTACCTTCCAGGAATG GTGGGCCTCAATAACATAAAGAACACCGATTTTGTGAATGTCACAATCCAATCATTGATGAGAGTGACTCCCTTGAGGAACTTTTTTCTCATTCCAGAGAACTATCAGCACTGCAAATCTCCTCTTGTTCAGCGGTTTGGAGAACTTACGCGAAAAATATGGCATGCTCGAAACTTTAAAGGACAG GTGAGTCCTCATGAATTTCTTCAGGCAGTTATGAAAGCTAGTAAGAAGCGGTTCCGAATAGGTGTGCAGTCTGACCCAGTTGAATTTATCTCTTGGCTTCTGAACACCCTGCATGTAGATCTTAGAACTTCGAAAAGGAAGACCAGCATCATAAACCAATGCTTTCAG GGGGAATTGGAGGTTGTGAATGAGATTCCAAACAAGGGTATCgctgagaagaaagaaaatggtgATGACCAGAATGGTATGCTAAAACCAACTGATGCTGGAACTGCCCATGATGGCATTTTCACAGAAACTTCCAGGATGACATTCTTGATGCTTGGCCTTGATTTGCCACCACCACCTCTTTTTCAAGATGTGATGGAGAAAAATATAATACCCCAG GTCCCGTTGTTCAATATACTAAAGAAGTTTGATGGTGAGGTTGTGACTGAAGTTGTTCGTCCTTGTATAGCAAGAAAGAGATTCCGTGTTACCAGATTGCCACAATATTTGATACTCCATATGCGCCGCTTTACAAAGAACAACTTCTTTGTCGAGAAGAACCCGACTTTAG TTAATTTCCCTGTGAAGAATTTGGAATTGAAGGACTATATTCCATTGCCAACACccaaagagaatgaaagaaccCGTTCCAAGTACGATTTGATTGCCAATATTGTCCATGATGGTAAACATGATGAGGGTTACTACAGGGTTTTTGTGCAGAGGAAGTCAGAAGAACTATG GTATGAGATGCAGGACTTGCATGTTTCTGAAACCCTTCCTCAAATGGTTGCACTCTCAGAGACTTATATGCAGATATATGAGCAGCATCGGTAG
- the LOC119988882 gene encoding E3 ubiquitin-protein ligase UPL5-like, giving the protein MHKKATGQSHVLLTAVQCESRETQRPRFHKHHLLHPSRNHPQMSFRQSPSFTSSSPPYDDHIPSKRKLDDYAADDEDKLGSVRMQRDEISAVPDSSNGGGGGTIFSISPNFNKLNHGPDSLSSPSLLDCRQPECKTQVQFFIKSIWGGNTLVVRANSDETVGSLLERLDLKTGIPVSEQRLIYRGRELQRDQSLADCHIQNDAGLTMVGRMRSTRHPAGWNAIDCMISKIYQLCKGEVVTGPSKYITDRMSDFFSGVPKKDIELQFDYIHIFMASYAPTALVSLYTSSIEGNRECAYHCIKYFLTISKTNLTESLYIKCAPTIIIEFCKLLRQIGHVDPLYFRCWHTLASLLTKTSVWNGLLIYKGDKKDRGDRGNIRPVIVIQDLFPFVSELASRLSKDLVKSMELPLSILSLSNDVRNLVIFLPLLRQAIVEQAGPNCPISMPQNKIGSSHPWHEQEIRLLHNIFVDLLLKMDDCLKNMEDRLCLNSNAEGEVVRTGWSQYLAILKELNSISKLYQGAEEKFWGELTHRKASFSMLIIRYAKPADDNQWLFQHKEVTNFESRRHLAMMLLPEVRKDNDELYEMLIDRSQLLSESFEYIAHADPASLCGGLFLEFKNEEATGPGVLREWFILVCQAIFNPKNALFAACPNDHKRFYPNPSSKVDPMHLEYFSFSGRVIALALMHKVQVGIFFDRVFFLQLAGMQLSVEDIREADPLLYNSCKQILEMDAEFIDSDALGLTFVTEVEELGSRKAVELCLGGKNIVVNSKNREEYVDLLIQHHFVTSISEQVSHFAQGFADILSKPDKRTCFFHSLELQDLDWMLYGTESVICVDDWKAHTDFNGYTETDPQILWFWKIVGEMSEKQKKVLLFFWTSVKYLPVEGFRGLVSKLHIYKSSEPHDRLPSSHTCFYQLCFPPYPSAAVMQDRLLFITQEHVGCSFGTL; this is encoded by the exons ATGCATAAAAAAGCAACTGGACAGTCTCATGTCTTACTTACGGCTGTGCAGTGTGAAAGCAGAGAAACGCAGAGACCGCGATTTCACAAGCACCACCTGCTCCACCCTTCACGTAATCATCCTCAGATGTCTTTCCGTCAATCACCGTCCTTCACTTCATCATCACCCCCGTACGATGACCATATTCCGTCGAAGCGAAAACTGGATGATTACGCCGCTGATGACGAGGATAAACTAGGCTCTGTTCGGATGCAGAGGGACGAAATCTCGGCCGTCCCTGACTCATCCAACGGCGGCGGTGGCGGAACAATCTTTTCTATCTCTCCGAACTTCAATAAGCTAAATCACGGACCCGATTCTCTATCTTCCCCATCATTATTGGACTGCCGGCAACCGGAGTGCAAAACTCAGGTACAGTTCTTTATCAAGTCAATTTGGGGCGGAAATACATTGGTTGTGCGTGCTAATTCGGACGAGACGGTAGGTTCTCTACTTGAACGGCTTGATCTCAAGACTGGAATACCTGTATCTGAGCAGCGATTAATTTATAGGGGAAGAGAACTACAAAGGGATCAGTCTTTAGCTGATTGCCATATCCAAAATGATGCTGGACTCACAATGGTGGGCCGAATGAGGAGCACAAGACACCCTGCGGGATGGAATGCCATAGATTGTATGATTTCAAAAATTTACCAACTTTGCAAAGGCGAGGTGGTAACTGGACCTTCTAAATACATTACCGACCGTATGTCAGATTTCTTCTCAGGAGTGCCAAAGAAAGATATAGAATTGCAATTTGATTATATACACATATTCATGGCTTCGTATGCACCTACTGCCTTGGTTTCCCTTTACACTTCATCAATTGAAGGTAACCGTGAGTGTGCTTATCATTGTATTAAGTATTTCTTGACTATCAGTAAAACTAATCTAACTGagtcattgtatataaaatgtGCACCCACCATAATAATAGAGTTTTGTAAGCTGCTTAGGCAGATAGGTCATGTAGACCCCCTGTATTTCCGTTGCTGGCATACTTTAGCGTCATTGTTGACCAAGACTTCTGTGTGGAATGGCTTGTTGATTTATAAAGGTGATAAAAAGGATAGAGGGGATAGAGGGAATATTCGGCCAGTAATTGTGATTCAAGACCTTTTCCCATTTGTTAGTGAGCTAGCAAGTAGGTTGTCTAAGGACCTGGTTAAGAGCATGGAGTTACCCTTGAGCATTCTGTCTTTGTCGAATGATGTTCGTAATCTTGTCATTTTTTTGCCCCTGCTCCGCCAGGCAATTGTGGAGCAAGCAGGACCCAACTGTCCTATCTCCATGCCACAGAACAAGATTGGTTCCAGCCATCCATGGCATGAGCAAGAGATAAGACTGCTTCATAACATATTTGTTGATTTGCTGTTAAAGATGGATGATTGCCTTAAGAACATGGAGGACCGTTTGTGTCTGAATTCAAATGCAGAAGGCGAAGTTGTTCGTACAGGATGGTCACAGTATCTTGCGATTCTGAAAGAATTGAACAGCATTTCTAAACTATATCAGGGTGCTGAGGAGAAGTTTTGGGGGGAATTGACCCATAGGAAGGCTTCTTTCTCTATGCTAATTATTAGGTATGCTAAGCCAGCTGACGATAATCAATGGCTTTTTCAGCATAAGGAAGTGACAAATTTTGAATCCAGGAGGCATTTGGCTATGATGTTGCTCCCAGAGGTAAGAAAAGATAATGACGAGCTGTATGAGATGCTTATTGACAGGTCTCAACTGTTGTCAGAATCATTTGAGTACATAGCACATGCGGATCCTGCTTCTCTATGTGGTGGTTTATTTTTGGAATTCAAAAACGAGGAAGCCACAGGTCCTGGTGTTTTAAGGGAGTGGTTCATCCTGGTGTGCCAAGCTATATTCAATCCAAAAAATGCACTTTTTGCAGCATGCCCAAATGATCATAAAAGATTTTATCCCAACCCTT CATCTAAGGTGGATCCCATGCATCTGGAGTACTTTAGCTTCTCTGGTCGGGTAATTGCTCTCGCTTTGATGCATAAAGTACAAGTGGGAATTTTCTTTGATCGAGTGTTTTTCTTGCAATTGGCTGGAATGCAACTTTCTGTAGAAGATATTCGGGAGGCAGATCCATTATTATATAATAGCTGTAAGCAGATCCTTGAGATGGATGCTGAGTTTATTGATTCAGATGCTTTAGGACTGACATTTGTTACAGAAGTTGAGGAGCTAGGATCCAGGAAAGCTGTGGAGCTTTGCCTGGGTGGGAAGAATATTGTTGTGAATAGCAAGAATAGAGAAGAATATGTTGATCTTCTCATCCAACATCACTTTGTGACGTCAATCTCTGAACAGGTCTCTCATTTTGCGCAAGGTTTTGCAGATATTCTTTCTAAGCCAGACAAGCGGACATGTTTCTTCCATAGTTTAGAGCTACAAGACCTTGACTGGATGCTATATGGAACTGAAAGTGTTATCTGTGTTGATGATTGGAAGGCACATACTGATTTCAATGGCTACACAGAAACTGATCCTCAGATACTGTGGTTCTGGAAG ATTGTTGGGGAAATGTCAGAAAAACAGAAGAAGGTTCTCCTCTTCTTCTGGACATCAGTGAAATATCTTCCAGTTGAGGGTTTCCGTGGTTTAGTTTCTAAACTTCACATATACAAGTCCTCAGAGCCCCATGATCGTCTTCCCTCATCTCACACATGCTTTTACCAGTTGTGTTTTCCACCCTATCCTTCCGCAGCTGTTATGCAAGATCGTCTTCTCTTCATCACCCAGGAACATGTTGGTTGCAGCTTTGGTACTTTGTGA
- the LOC119987786 gene encoding uncharacterized protein LOC119987786 encodes MGAMLSKYFSFSSKKSKNDQTHSGNHQAKAFSITELAKPECLKTKKKIIKKKKKSEPNNNPQERSDVIVSRILTLEEMLLASPGSKFKPNHNNGSGELHVFKHFSKRVHPSSSSAAAESSKAIRVVTANTTTATSMDVQSGKKKRKVSFRLPEEADIFTYYYSSEEKLDNYTSSILEKCQELEQSAKNQQCTLITLGASTKRLAEVECITQGHQKKQWSYQHAFPPEISRKGIILETNSLNAYNFTNQFTNIDQRTSINNSIMNPILLLLASLAYSYFLVSKAPNGLPRLFFNTPTFYVFAIIPWYFSSSSFFRGLWSYFITWIASFKLLLFCFDQGGPLTFSINFIDFLLLTIFPLKIRESTNPSSQLNMGYGPFVTLVCGVTMVRAMARYEPVPIFNHPYLATSLQDFWGRRWNLLSSYILRLTIYNPTRKTFTGLIGFGPAKVVALLTTLGVSGIMHEVMFYYITCGKRPAWDVTWFFVVQGVCMVFEGTLKKLARIMGWTILVHPVISVVFTIAFVVATGYWLLVLPTLRKAQNECGIRVEGFSFQII; translated from the exons ATGGGAGCAATGCTAAGTAAATATTTCAGTTTCAGTTCAAAGAAATCCAAAAATGATCAAACCCATTCAGGCAATCATCAAGCTAAAGCCTTTTCAATCACTGAATTGGCGAAGCCAGAGTGTttgaagacaaagaagaagatcatcaagaagaagaagaagagtgaaCCGAACAATAACCCACAAGAGAGATCAGATGTTATTGTTAGTAGGATactgactcttgaggaaatgctATTAGCTTCTCCTGGTTCAAAGTTCAAGCCAAATCACAACAATGGATCAGGTGAACTCCATGTCTTCAAACATTTCTCCAAAAGGGTacacccttcttcttcttctgctgctgctgaaTCCTCTAAAGCAATTAGAGTGGTTACTGCTAATACTACAACTGCTACTTCAATGGATGTTCAAAgtgggaagaagaagagaaaagtgAGCTTTAGGTTACCAGAAGAGGCTGATATCTTCACATACTATTACTCATCCGAGGAGAAACTGGACAACTACA CTTCTTCAATTCTGGAAAAGTGTCAAGAGCTGGAGCAATCAGCGAAGAATCAACAATGCACCCTAATCACTTTGGGAGCCTCCACCAAGAGGCTAGCTGAAGTGGAAT GCATAACTCAAGGCCATCAGAAAAAACAATGGAGTTATCAGCATGCATTTCCCCCGGAGATATCCAGGAAGGGGATCATCTTGGAGACTAACTCCTTGAATGCCTACAA cTTTACTAATCAATTCACGAACATCGATCAACGAACATCGATCAACAACTCAATCATGAACCcaattcttcttctcttggctTCATTGGCTTACTCTTATTTCTTGGTCTCAAAAGCACCAAATGGCCTTCCAAGATTGTTCTTCAACACACCTACGTTCTACGTTTTTGCCATCATTCCTTGGTATTTCTCTTCAAGCAGCTTCTTCAGAGGATTATGGTCTTACTTCATCACATGGATTGCTTCTTTCAAGCTCCTCCTCTTCTGCTTTGACCAAGGTGGACCACTCACTTTCTCCATAAACTTCATTGATTTTCTCTTATTAACCATTTTTCCTCTCAAGATCCGAGAAAGTACCAATCCTTCTTCACA ACTCAACATGGGTTATGGTCCATTTGTGACATTGGTTTGTGGTGTCACTATGGTTCGAGCCATGGCTCGGTACGAACCCGTGCCAATTTTCAACCATCCGTACTTGGCAACGTCTCTCCAAGACTTTTGGGGGAGAAGGTGGAACCTTTTGTCTTCGTATATCCTCAGATTGACCATCTACAATCCGACCCGAAAGACCTTCACGGGGCTTATCGGGTTCGGGCCGGCAAAGGTGGTGGCCTTGCTCACAACTCTTGGCGTGTCCGGGATCATGCATGAGGTTATGTTCTATTACATCACTTGCGGGAAGAGACCCGCTTGGGATGTCACGTGGTTCTTTGTGGTTCAAGGGGTTTGCATGGTTTTTGAGGGTACACTGAAGAAGCTGGCTCGGATCATGGGTTGGACCATCCTGGTTCACCCGGTTATTTCGGTTGTTTTTACGATCGCATTTGTGGTGGCTACGGGCTATTGGTTGCTTGTGCTGCCTACCTTGAGGAAGGCACAAAACGAATGTGGAATTAGGGTTGAAGGATTTAGCTTTCAAATCATCTAG
- the LOC119988693 gene encoding rho GDP-dissociation inhibitor 1-like: protein MSLTAGVDSSSKNMGLDESNENVSETKTAAAAKTPANEDESPSAGVSRQMSDSSICATEDEEEDEERKIELGPQVTLKELSEKDKDDESLRRWKEQLLAGVDLESVGENLEPEVLILSLAIKSADRPDIVLSVPPTGNPKGLWFTLKEGSKYSLKFTFQVNNNIVSGLRYTNTVWKTGLKVDSAKEMLGTFSPQAEPYTHEMPEETTPSGMFARGQYAARTKFIDDDNKCYLEINYTFDIRKEWQST from the exons ATGTCTTTGACGGCTGGTGTGGATTCGAGTTCCAAAAACATGGGTCTGGATGAGAGCAATGAAAATGTCTCGGAGACcaaaacagcagcagcagcgaaAACACCCGCGAATGAAGATGAATCTCCCAGTGCTGGCGTTAGTAGACAAATGAGTGACAGCTCCATCTGTGCAACCGAGgatgaagaggaagatgaagaaagGAAGATTGAGTTGGGTCCTCAGGTCACGCTTAAAGAACTCTCTGAGAAGGATAAG GATGATGAGAGCTTGAGAAGGTGGAAAGAACAGCTGCTTGCTGGTGTGGATCTTGAATCTGTTGGAG AAAATCTGGAGCCAGAAGTTCTGATCCTGAGCCTGGCGATCAAATCCGCTGATAGACCTGATATTGTCCTTTCAGTCCCTCCAACTGGAAATCCAAAAGGCTTATGGTTCACCTTAAAAGAAGGAAGCAAATACAGTCTGAAGTTCACTTTCCAGGTTAACAATAACATCGTGTCTGGCCTCAGATACACTAACACAGTTTGGAAAACTGGCTTGAAGG TTGATAGCGCAAAAGAGATGCTTGGAACCTTTAGCCCTCAGGCAGAACCTTATACTCATGAGATGCCTGAAGAAACAACTCCATCTGGCATGTTTGCTAGAGGCCAATATGCAGCTAGAACCAAG TTTATCGATGACGACAACAAGTGCTACTTGGAGATCAACTACACCTTTGATATCCGAAAAGAGTGGCAGTCAACTTAA
- the LOC119988435 gene encoding uncharacterized protein LOC119988435, with product MRREEPLMVSDQEIAKGVETVLRQSDPNVVTSVNGVVQQLEAKLGLDLSDKAGFIRDQINLLLRAHPTTPQQGPPPPPPPPLPQPQPHHLPQKDHFALQHHQQFLQLPQHSQHFPSHFFLHPHSQHPGFPQDLNFQQHPVPSPPQPQLQPQPLVRKAEVFPQNVAATALATEVPKESAQAGAKRRGGPGGLNKVCGVSPELQAVVGQPALPRTEIVKQLWAYIRKHNLQDPSNKRKIICDDALRLLFETDCTDMFKMNKLLAKHIITLEPSKLSGQAKRSKVDVESAAESTESSASPVIISEALAKFLGTEGREMPQPEASRLVWEYIKVNRLEDPLNSMVILCDEKLWELLGCESISAVGINEMLARHHLFKRS from the exons ATGAGAAGAGAGGAGCCTCTAATGGTGTCGGACCAGGAGATAGCGAAAGGGGTTGAGACGGTGCTCCGACAGTCAGACCCTAATGTGGTGACGTCTGTAAACGGCGTCGTTCAGCAGCTGGAAGCGAAGCTAGGGTTAGACCTCTCCGACAAGGCGGGCTTCATTAGGGACCAGATCAACCTGCTCCTCCGAGCCCATCCAACGACACCACAACAaggaccaccaccaccaccaccaccaccactaccgCAACCACAACCCCACCACCTCCCTCAGAAGGACCATTTTGCCCTCCAACACCACCAGCAATTCCTTCAACTCCCTCAACATTCACAACATTTCCCTTCCCATTTTTTCCTTCACCCTCACTCTCAGCACCCTGGCTTTCCTCAGGACCTCAACTTCCAGCAGCACCCGGTGCCTTCCCCGCCCCAACCCCAACTGCAACCACAACCACTGGTCAGAAAAGCTGAGGTCTTTCCTCAAAATGTGGCAGCTACCGCTCTTGCCACCGAAGTACCTAAAGAAAG TGCTCAAGCTGGAGCCAAAAGAAGGGGTGGTCCAGGGGGTCTAAACAAAGTATGTGGTGTTTCACCTGAACTTCAGGCTGTTGTTGGCCAGCCAGCCCTACCAAGGACAGAG ATTGTGAAGCAGTTATGGGCATATATAAGAAAACACAACCTCCAGGATCCAAGTAACAAGAGAAAGATAATTTGTGATGATGCTTTGCGTTTGTTGTTTGAGACAGACTGTACTGACATGTTCAAGATGAACAAGCTGCTGGCTAAACATATTATCACACTTGAACCTTCAA AGTTGTCTGGACAAGCTAAACGATCAAAGGTAGATGTTGAGTCGGCAGCTGAAAGTACAGAATCTTCTGCATCGCCTGTTATAATATCCGAAGCACTTGCCAAGTTTCTGGGCACTGAAGGAAGGGAGATGCCTCAGCCAGAGGCATCAAGACTTGTCTGGGAGTACATAAAGGTTAACCGTTTGGAG GATCCATTGAACTCGATGGTGATACTGTGTGATGAGAAACTTTGGGAGCTTCTTGGATGTGAAAGCATTTCTGCTGTGGGCATTAATGAAATGTTGGCACGCCATCACTTATTCAAGCGATCATAA
- the LOC119988883 gene encoding ER membrane protein complex subunit 3-like: MAEDLVLDTAIRDWVLIPLSVVMVLIGILRYFVSKLMRSSSQVPDVKIIKEGQVIVRARNLRASANFIPSKSFRARKLYYNNEENGLLHVPKGQAQNPQAQMFSDPNMAMDMMKKNLSMIIPQTLTFAWVNFFFSGFVAAKIPFPLTQRFRSMLQNGIDLSTVDVSYVSSRSWYFLNLFGLRGLFSLILGEENATDDTQRMMQMSGFGFDPSKSLGAEKDSIDIVQHDWALLKFEQRAEATLKKLIS; encoded by the exons ATGGCGGAAGATCTGGTACTGGACACCGCGATCAGAGACTGGGTGTTGATACCGCTCTCGGTGGTGATGGTCCTAATCGGGATCCTCCGGTACTTTGTTTCCAAGCTTATGCGCTCGTCCTCTCAAGTTCCCGATGTTAAGATCATCAAAGAAGG GCAAGTTATTGTTAGGGCTCGGAACTTGCGTGCCAGTGCCAATTTCATACCTTCCAAGTCCTTTCGCGCTCGAAAGCTCTACTACAACAACGAG GAGAATGGGTTGTTACATGTTCCAAAGGGCCAGGCTCAAAATCCACAAGCACAAATGTTCTCTGATCCAAACATGGCTATGGATATGATGAAGAAAAATCTTTCTATGATCATACCCCAG ACTCTTACTTTTGCATGGGTAAACTTTTTCTTCTCTGGCTTTGTTGCAG CAAAGATTCCCTTTCCACTGACTCAGAGATTCAGATCAATGTTGCAGAATGGGATTGACTTGAGCACTGTTGACGTTAGCTATGTCAGTAGCCGCTCATG GTATTTCCTTAATTTGTTTGGACTTAGGGGTTTATTTAGTCTCATCCTGGGTGAAGAAAATG CAACGGATGATACACAACGTATGATGCAAATGAGTGGCTTTGGCTTTGATCCGTCAAAG AGCTTGGGTGCTGAGAAAGACAGTATTGACATAGTCCAACATGATTGGGCTCTCCTGAAATTTGAGCAGCGTGCTGAAGCTACCCTCAAGAAACTCATCAGCTGA
- the LOC119989652 gene encoding acyl-CoA--sterol O-acyltransferase 1-like: MEGELHNFVKVWLSILVSLCYCYSIGKITPKGFARLFSILPIICLFLLLPLNLNSVILSGTTGFIIARLANFKLLLFAFDKGPLSTDPSISLPRFLALASLPIKIQANPPQKRPRKTKKSIAIKVLVLSMFVRVFYYSDHLCPKVVSFLYCVHSYFVIERTLDLFAVLARALLVVELEPYLSTSLQDFWGTRWNLPETSVLRTAVYELTHGVATCAVGPRWAQVPAVLGTFLVSALMHELTFYYMGRAKPTWEITWFLLLHGVCVVAEVGLEKAVKGRWRLPRLISTVLTVGFVMVTSYWVLLPPLVRYQVDVRAFEEYAAVGEFFKKSIFDP, translated from the coding sequence ATGGAGGGAGAGCTCCACAACTTCGTGAAGGTATGGCTCTCAATACTGGTCTCTCTCTGCTACTGTTATTCCATAGGAAAGATAACCCCAAAAGGGTTCGCAAGACTCTTCTCCATACTACCAATCATATgcctcttccttcttcttcctctcaatCTGAACTCTGTCATTCTTAGTGGCACCACTGGTTTCATCATTGCTCGGCTTGCCAATTTCAAGCTCTTGCTTTTTGCTTTCGACAAAGGTCCTTTATCCACAGACCCTTCAATCTCTCTTCCTCGTTTTCTGGCCCTCGCTTCCTTACCTATCAAAATCCAAGCAAACCCACCTCAAAAAAGGCCTCGAAAGACCAAGAAATCGATTGCAATCAAGGTTCTTGTATTGTCCATGTTTGTACGTGTTTTTTACTACAGTGATCATCTCTGTCCAAAGGTGGTGTCGTTTCTTTATTGTGTTCATAGTTACTTCGTTATTGAAAGGACACTGGACCTGTTTGCAGTCCTGGCTCGAGCCCTTTTGGTAGTTGAGCTCGAGCCTTACCTATCCACATCTTTACAAGATTTTTGGGGTACAAGATGGAATCTCCCGGAAACGAGTGTTCTGCGAACGGCTGTATATGAACTTACCCACGGTGTTGCCACGTGTGCCGTTGGTCCTAGGTGGGCCCAAGTACCGGCGGTGCTTGGGACGTTTCTGGTGTCGGCATTGATGCACGAGCTGACATTCTACTATATGGGCCGGGCAAAGCCCACCTGGGAAATCACGTGGTTCTTATTGTTACACGGTGTGTGCGTGGTGGCGGAGGTTGGGTTGGAGAAGGCGGTTAAAGGCAGGTGGCGGTTACCGAGGCTAATATCGACCGTTTTGACGGTAGGATTCGTGATGGTGACGAGTTATTGGGTGTTGTTGCCCCCGTTGGTCCGGTATCAGGTCGATGTTCGGGCGTTTGAAGAGTACGCGGCTGTTGGCGAGTTCTTTAAGAAATCAATCTTTGATCCTTAG